A window of the Tenebrio molitor chromosome 1, icTenMoli1.1, whole genome shotgun sequence genome harbors these coding sequences:
- the LOC138130424 gene encoding distal membrane-arm assembly complex protein 2, producing the protein MYTLLRNIKNMPKPQFQCTCYSALKQPQPNETDDISRKIVEPTTNLKDTTSDNQTNDNPKNVTRDYTSVKMVKAVRQPSEPVVETEKKYDPKDVTKEDMKWRTPWHQREAGYYNSLRAFYSEHNQTEILKFIQTPINLSPAAIKKWFAEKKEHKEIMMQSYLPERHQTLGNELAAAHFIVHRGGAVKFHNYDKWIKANKNKEYKLPKLYQEDKILQAIDCSDMQLYYEGLSNLKELKQVEWLSFNGVEHFDDWCLDRISNQFSHSLIYLDIRNCPKYTERGLGALYKMDKLKILWIDDMLMTTSFEMVCLMLQEVNPNLDIQIGD; encoded by the coding sequence ATGTATACTTTACttagaaatattaaaaatatgcccAAACCTCAGTTTCAGTGTACGTGTTATTCAGCATTAAAGCAGCCGCAACCCAACGAAACAGATGACATTTCACGAAAAATCGTTGAACCCACTACTAATTTAAAGGACACCACTTCAGACAATCAAACCAACGACAACCCCAAGAACGTAACAAGAGATTACACATCGGTAAAAATGGTCAAGGCTGTCAGGCAACCAAGTGAACCTGTTGTCGAAACTGAAAAGAAATATGATCCCAAGGATGTAACAAAAGAAGATATGAAATGGCGAACCCCCTGGCATCAAAGAGAAGCGGGTTATTATAATTCTCTCAGAGCATTTTACAGTGAACATAATCAAACAGAAATactgaaatttattcaaaCTCCAATTAATTTGTCTCCTGCTGCAATTAAGAAGTGGTTTGCTGAAAAAAAGGAACATAAAGAAATTATGATGCAGTCATATCTTCCTGAAAGGCATCAAACATTAGGTAATGAATTGGCAGCTGCACATTTTATAGTACATCGAGGAGGAGCagttaaatttcataattatgATAAATGGataaaagcaaataaaaataaagaatacaAGTTGCCAAAGCTTTATCAAGAAGATAAAATATTGCAAGCTATCGACTGCAGTGATATGCAGCTGTATTATGAAGGCttatcaaatttaaaagaacTCAAACAAGTTGAGTGGTTAAGTTTTAATGGTGTTGAACATTTTGATGATTGGTGTTTAGACAGAATCAGTAATCAATTTAGTCatagtttaatttatttagatATCAGAAATTGTCCAAAATATACTGAAAGAGGTTTAGGAGCACTTTACAAAATGGATAAACTTAAGATTTTATGGATTGATGATATGTTGATGACAACTTCATTTGAAATGGTCTGCCTGATGTTACAGGAAGTCAACCCAAATCTAGATATTCAAATtggtgattaa